The sequence below is a genomic window from Colletotrichum destructivum chromosome 4, complete sequence.
CaggagggaagaggagcgTCTGCTGGCAATCAACGGCGGCACGCTTCCGCCGGCGGAATCGAACACGGCAGTTGCCGAGGCGTCCGGATCCTGAATTTGCTAACGATGAAGCAATCTTTATGTACTCGCCCGAGGCTGCGAGCATCACCACGAAACAGGCCGATTCGAGCACCTGCATGACCAGGTTCATCCGGCGGCCGCGTGGATGCTACGCCAGGCCACGATGGCGGATTCGTCTACTCTCTCACCCTAAGATCAATGAAGTATGACTACGTTCGCGACGTGCACTGTACCGATCCGAAGATGGGTATATGTGAGGCTATCACTGGGATATCATTTTGAGGTCTCTAAATACTTAGACGCGCCATGTTTTAAGGTGGCGAATCTTCTGTATTACAACGTTGGCATCTCGGCTCGACTCTTCAAGTCATAGAAAGGTCCTTCCGCTCAGAATTTCTCTACATAGGGTCTGATATCAACCTCTTGGGTAAAGGCAGACCGGTGTTGCGTGTGCAGGTGCCAGTAGGTCTCCGCAATCTGGACGGACTGGTTAGCCAAGGTTCCATGCGGCGAGTATGATCTGGACCTACGGCGTCTGGGGAAATCTTGCCGTCTTCTACGCCATTGTTGGCAACAAAATCCTTGCCCCAAGGTGTGTCGATACCTCCGTCAATGATTGCATGTGATACATGAACGCCCTTGGGTCCGAACTCGCGAGCCAGGGACTGGCCTAGAGCACGAAGGGCAAATTTACCGGCAGCAAACGACCCGAACAAGGCAGAGCCTTTGATGGACGCCGTTGCTCCTGTGATAATAAGGGATGGCGGGTGAGGCGACTCCGGCACCGACTCAAGTAGTAGAGGCAGCGTCTTTTGCGCGAATGTGAAAAATCCCTTTCTATGGCTCCGTGTAAGCAAGTCTCGATTGTTCCAGGGATCAGACTACGTACGGTGCAGCGTCGAGGCTGGCATCCAGCTCCTCCCTCTTGAGCTCGAGGAACGGCTTCCGGGCGAATCCGCCGTTGACGTTGTATatggcggcggcaagcttGCCTCCGGGAAGCTGTTTCTTGATGGTCTCGAAGGCGACATTCACGGCGGCCTCATCCGTAGCGTCGGCGGTGAGGCCGAACGCCTGCCCGCCCGCTTGCTTGATCTCGTCA
It includes:
- a CDS encoding Putative short-chain dehydrogenase/reductase SDR, NAD(P)-binding domain superfamily; translation: MASKSFYAIISGVGSGTGRAAAIRFSKAYTVVLLARKPESYNSIVDEIKQAGGQAFGLTADATDEAAVNVAFETIKKQLPGGKLAAAIYNVNGGFARKPFLELKREELDASLDAAPKGFFTFAQKTLPLLLESVPESPHPPSLIITGATASIKGSALFGSFAAGKFALRALGQSLAREFGPKGVHVSHAIIDGGIDTPWGKDFVANNGVEDGKISPDAIAETYWHLHTQHRSAFTQEVDIRPYVEKF